One segment of Streptomyces sp. YIM 121038 DNA contains the following:
- a CDS encoding dynamin family protein: MVTLDVRPQLLDALSTLRERVAAARFPLPLAGAPRARANRDELLAQLDDYLVPRLRAPEAPLLAVIGGSTGAGKSTLVNSLVGRQVSEAGVLRPTTRTPVLVCHPEDHHWFAGMRVLPDLTRVWVPLQDGEDGARDGDGSRVLRVETADTLPRGLALLDAPDIDSLVADNRVLAAELICAADVWVTVTTAARYADAVPWHLLRTAKEHDATLVTVLDRVPHQVVTEVSRQYEALLAKAGLGDVPRFTVPELPESAGGGGLLPATAVAPLLTWLADRAQDTAAREEAIARTAHGVLGSLNSRMPELAGAVAAQHAAALRLTAAVDEAYEGEHARVRERLQTGAVLAGDALKRWRAYPLDCGPGELLDAVSAGLETLLVCAVTAADERVDEAWRREPAAGLPSLVPRREDGAEHRVGMAVRRWRRVLEEYVEDEVRALDRVDKGAPPDPDVLTALLATALLGGRRARSAGESLAERVGAHGALRLRDRGGRLLTDYLDTVLGAERERRLAPLDALGVHPEPQAELIAALSVLQKER, translated from the coding sequence GTGGTGACCTTGGACGTACGGCCTCAGCTGCTTGACGCGCTTTCCACCCTGCGTGAGCGTGTCGCCGCCGCACGCTTTCCGCTCCCCCTGGCGGGGGCGCCACGCGCGCGTGCCAACCGGGACGAGCTTCTCGCCCAGCTCGACGACTATCTGGTGCCCCGGCTCAGGGCTCCCGAAGCACCGTTGCTCGCCGTCATCGGCGGGTCCACGGGGGCCGGGAAGTCCACGCTCGTGAACTCCCTGGTGGGCCGTCAGGTCAGCGAGGCGGGTGTGCTGCGGCCCACGACGCGTACACCGGTGCTCGTCTGCCATCCGGAGGACCACCACTGGTTCGCGGGGATGAGGGTGCTGCCGGACCTCACGCGCGTGTGGGTGCCCCTCCAGGACGGCGAGGACGGCGCGAGGGACGGCGACGGCAGCCGCGTGCTGCGGGTGGAGACCGCCGACACGCTGCCCAGAGGGCTCGCCCTCCTGGACGCGCCCGACATCGACTCCCTCGTCGCCGACAACCGCGTCCTGGCCGCCGAACTCATCTGTGCCGCCGACGTGTGGGTCACCGTCACCACGGCCGCCCGCTACGCCGACGCCGTGCCCTGGCACCTGCTGCGCACCGCCAAGGAGCACGACGCCACCCTCGTCACCGTCCTCGACCGCGTGCCGCACCAGGTCGTCACGGAGGTGTCCCGGCAGTACGAGGCGCTGCTCGCCAAGGCGGGCCTCGGCGACGTGCCCCGCTTCACCGTGCCCGAGCTGCCCGAGTCCGCGGGCGGCGGCGGACTGCTGCCCGCGACCGCCGTGGCGCCGCTCCTGACCTGGCTCGCCGACCGCGCGCAGGACACCGCGGCCCGGGAGGAGGCGATCGCGCGCACCGCCCACGGAGTGCTCGGTTCGCTGAACTCCCGCATGCCCGAACTCGCCGGTGCCGTCGCCGCCCAGCACGCGGCCGCCCTGCGTCTCACCGCAGCCGTCGACGAGGCGTACGAGGGCGAGCACGCGCGCGTACGGGAACGGCTCCAGACGGGCGCCGTGCTCGCCGGGGACGCGCTGAAGCGCTGGCGGGCCTATCCCCTCGACTGCGGCCCGGGAGAGCTCCTGGACGCCGTCTCGGCCGGCCTGGAGACGCTCCTGGTGTGCGCCGTCACCGCCGCCGACGAGCGCGTGGACGAGGCCTGGCGCCGCGAACCCGCCGCCGGACTCCCCAGCCTCGTCCCGCGGCGCGAGGACGGCGCGGAGCACCGCGTAGGGATGGCCGTGCGCCGCTGGCGGCGCGTCCTGGAGGAGTACGTGGAGGACGAGGTCCGCGCGCTCGACCGCGTAGACAAGGGCGCCCCGCCCGACCCCGACGTCCTCACCGCGCTGCTCGCCACGGCCCTGCTCGGCGGGCGCCGGGCGCGCTCCGCGGGGGAGTCCCTCGCCGAACGGGTCGGCGCCCACGGCGCGCTGCGCCTGCGCGACCGGGGCGGCCGGCTGCTCACCGACTACCTGGACACCGTCCTCGGCGCGGAGCGGGAGCGGCGCCTCGCCCCCCTCGACGCGCTCGGCGTCCACCCCGAACCCCAGGCCGAACTCATCGCCGCGCTGTCCGTACTGCAGAAGGAGAGGTGA